In Roseimicrobium gellanilyticum, one genomic interval encodes:
- a CDS encoding GDSL-type esterase/lipase family protein yields the protein MRASSLLILPFLAVLASFSPVRADEKAQSTNTAIIPVGKLEKDFYEWDQRHAAVMAVKDQLKPEVVLIGDSITHFWGGQPNEPKGNRGAQAWKDLFGDRPVLNLGFGWDRTQNVLKRIELGELDGLAPKAVVIHIGTNNLAGTKNARENTPDEIVEGIALIVQRVQEKCPAAKVIVMAVFPRGEKPDNTRRVQVNAINERLAKKMEGTKGVTYLDITAKLTNPDGTISKEMMPDFLHPGAKGYAIWAEALNPVLPK from the coding sequence ACGAAAAGGCCCAGTCCACCAATACCGCCATCATCCCGGTGGGCAAGCTGGAGAAGGATTTCTATGAGTGGGACCAGCGTCATGCAGCGGTGATGGCAGTGAAGGATCAGCTCAAACCCGAGGTGGTGCTCATCGGTGACTCCATCACCCATTTCTGGGGTGGCCAGCCGAATGAGCCCAAAGGCAACCGGGGCGCACAAGCATGGAAGGATCTTTTCGGCGACCGTCCCGTGCTAAACCTCGGCTTCGGCTGGGACCGCACGCAGAATGTGCTCAAGCGCATCGAGCTTGGGGAACTGGATGGACTCGCGCCGAAGGCGGTGGTGATTCACATCGGCACCAACAACCTCGCCGGAACCAAGAACGCCCGGGAGAATACGCCGGATGAAATCGTGGAAGGCATCGCGCTCATCGTACAGCGCGTGCAGGAGAAGTGCCCTGCAGCGAAGGTGATTGTCATGGCCGTATTCCCCCGCGGTGAAAAGCCCGACAACACCCGCCGCGTGCAGGTGAACGCCATCAACGAGCGCCTCGCGAAGAAGATGGAGGGCACCAAAGGGGTGACCTATCTCGACATCACCGCGAAGCTCACGAATCCGGATGGCACCATTTCGAAGGAAATGATGCCGGACTTCCTCCATCCCGGAGCGAAAGGCTATGCCATCTGGGCAGAGGCGCTGAATCCGGTGCTCCCGAAGTGA
- a CDS encoding response regulator transcription factor: protein MSSSILLIEDEPQMRSNMRTVLELEGYQVQAVSNGRLGIEALRKEKPDLVLCDVMMPELDGYGVLALMRSRAETVDIPFIFLTAKGEKSDIRTGMNSGADDYLVKPVGIRDLIEAIESRLRRKREQVANAVPALPSFDSPLPLESLGLTPKEAEVLLWIAQGKSNAETAILLGSAEATVKKHMERILQKLDVENRGAAALIAIETLTRA, encoded by the coding sequence ATGAGCTCCAGCATTCTGCTCATCGAGGACGAGCCACAGATGCGCTCAAATATGCGCACCGTATTGGAGCTCGAAGGCTATCAGGTCCAGGCCGTCTCCAATGGACGCCTCGGCATCGAAGCTCTTCGCAAGGAGAAGCCAGACCTGGTCCTGTGTGATGTGATGATGCCGGAACTGGATGGCTATGGGGTGCTGGCCCTCATGCGCAGTCGCGCGGAGACTGTGGACATCCCCTTCATCTTTTTGACTGCGAAGGGTGAGAAGTCGGACATCCGCACCGGCATGAACAGCGGCGCGGACGACTACCTCGTGAAGCCTGTCGGGATTCGCGATCTCATCGAAGCCATCGAGTCCCGCCTGCGGCGCAAGCGTGAGCAGGTGGCCAATGCCGTGCCTGCGCTCCCAAGCTTCGACTCGCCCTTGCCCCTCGAATCTCTAGGGCTCACTCCAAAAGAGGCCGAGGTGCTGCTGTGGATCGCCCAGGGCAAATCCAACGCTGAAACCGCCATCCTCCTGGGTAGTGCTGAAGCCACGGTGAAGAAGCACATGGAGCGCATCCTGCAAAAGCTGGACGTGGAAAATCGCGGCGCTGCTGCTTTGATTGCCATCGAAACCTTGACTCGAGCGTAG
- a CDS encoding sensor histidine kinase has protein sequence MVTLAEMHERIAKGDQTRVTATCTVLFCSAPGAYYLRDDTGKIRAGYDMNVRLKEGERVRFTGIPVTYQPVILFRTQGLPGIPWFNVTSMEKVGQGKYPEPLLLETGLLYKDPAVHAKYHGEYVVTTGRVIGYREYAGTASGPAWAERVKQDIVDVEVQGRTVEVMFHPGLNPQDAFPVGTVARFAGVCRLGQMSSQATVERAAIHVLVPGLEHTQVITLPPFWKIPRNQQMLKFTGVALLLCLVGGIVGWWLQRRSMKLHLAVQRKGELERALEREQELNKLKSRFVSIVSHEFRTPLGIIGSSAEILEHYEGKLTAEQKAEHLHAITENVKRTARMMEDALALSRMDSGGITFNPAKLDVRGFCERLCDEMRSATARRNPIELEIAEVVAGPILLDEALLRHMLTNLLTNAVKYSEAGVPVQLRVQRSGSDIRFEVEDHGIGIPESDRDRLFEAFHRAENVGHVHGTGLGLVIAKRCCDLHGGQISFQTTEGKGTTFTIILPTTNPAI, from the coding sequence GTGGTCACCCTCGCAGAAATGCACGAACGCATCGCGAAAGGTGACCAGACGCGGGTGACCGCCACCTGCACCGTCCTCTTTTGCTCTGCTCCTGGGGCCTACTATCTGCGTGATGACACCGGAAAGATCCGCGCGGGCTATGATATGAATGTGAGGCTGAAGGAGGGTGAGCGCGTGCGTTTCACCGGCATCCCGGTGACGTACCAGCCTGTGATTCTGTTCCGCACGCAGGGTCTTCCTGGAATCCCGTGGTTCAACGTGACCTCCATGGAAAAGGTCGGGCAGGGAAAGTATCCCGAGCCGCTGCTTCTTGAAACAGGGCTCCTCTACAAGGACCCGGCTGTGCACGCGAAGTATCATGGTGAGTATGTGGTCACCACGGGGCGGGTTATTGGGTACAGGGAGTATGCAGGCACTGCTTCTGGGCCAGCCTGGGCAGAGCGGGTGAAACAAGATATCGTCGATGTGGAGGTGCAGGGACGCACGGTGGAAGTGATGTTTCATCCTGGGCTCAATCCCCAGGATGCATTTCCCGTGGGCACGGTCGCCAGGTTTGCCGGGGTTTGCCGTCTAGGCCAGATGTCCAGTCAGGCGACGGTGGAGAGGGCTGCAATTCATGTGCTGGTCCCCGGTCTGGAACACACGCAAGTGATCACCCTGCCGCCTTTCTGGAAGATTCCCCGCAATCAGCAGATGCTGAAATTCACAGGAGTAGCGCTCCTGCTGTGCCTCGTCGGGGGCATCGTGGGATGGTGGCTCCAACGTAGGAGTATGAAGCTGCATCTGGCAGTGCAACGCAAAGGGGAACTGGAGCGTGCGCTGGAGCGGGAACAGGAGCTCAACAAGCTGAAGTCCCGCTTCGTCTCCATCGTGTCCCACGAGTTTCGCACGCCACTCGGCATCATTGGTTCGTCCGCGGAGATCCTGGAACACTACGAGGGCAAGCTCACTGCTGAGCAAAAGGCGGAGCATCTGCACGCCATCACGGAGAATGTGAAACGTACCGCACGCATGATGGAGGACGCGCTGGCGCTCAGTCGCATGGATAGCGGTGGCATCACCTTCAATCCCGCGAAGCTGGATGTGCGCGGGTTCTGCGAGCGTCTCTGTGATGAAATGCGCTCCGCCACGGCGAGGAGGAATCCCATTGAGCTTGAAATCGCGGAAGTCGTGGCTGGCCCGATCCTGCTCGACGAGGCCTTGCTCCGGCACATGCTGACGAACCTGCTCACCAATGCGGTAAAGTACTCTGAGGCAGGCGTTCCGGTACAGCTTCGGGTGCAGCGCAGTGGGAGTGACATCCGATTCGAAGTGGAGGACCATGGGATCGGTATACCTGAATCGGATCGCGACCGGTTGTTCGAGGCATTTCATCGCGCGGAGAACGTGGGCCACGTCCACGGCACGGGATTGGGGCTCGTCATTGCGAAGCGCTGCTGCGACCTGCATGGCGGTCAAATCTCCTTCCAAACTACAGAAGGCAAGGGTACCACCTTCACCATCATTCTTCCCACAACCAACCCAGCGATATGA
- a CDS encoding inverse autotransporter beta domain-containing protein produces the protein MKVSHAIILAACCLAFPSFAGPVEKNPVATTQPLHEPWTMPLLGSGAHSNDAYTDGHILLNVPLWSTIGTDGTLGGSYLFLEPYTSIGEEGENASSLGIGFRHLFNDQPISALTERGQAAFLEEGWYVGGSLFIDMLRTEHRNEFWQLGFGAEIGTRYLELRGNYYLPLEGGRKSAGSQVDRQTFTSSSTRRNTSLSGSDPFATGNLVLQDVTQTTTATTTFRTTTLTRTTQFYERGMEGWDIEAGFLIPGLDEHMDVKIIGGYASMENQPFGPQERGTGPIRGWRAGLEIRPVPAVVLTGLWHENEAFTGSNWSAGIELQIPLDRTWKDAFKPRRRHLVERMAEPVHRQNAAIRIAHSAETKTTSKTSVKRVTKVVSQSSQRIVLEDDIIFVNNGAPVGNGIQSGNDAAGDGTAEAPMATIQAGANIAMANSNGTGRIWNVYSQGTPAGYAEDVQANAGSVNFIGSGRLIPGKGGKNFGAGPAPMLTGGFNANTIPFFGVTAYRVVDGLSAAPAGVGININNVRRYLVDGNGLADVNVGVNVFSDGILNSGGTIRGNTITSGSMGISVRGTDDAVQDVLIHHNALVNNVGNDINVTLSSSVLNLTLQGNRFQGGGTAAFELNASDDAAVTFASTSNAFQNTGTSAYEMFLTNASVVAGIISDDLLANIGANGVDVHANEDARVGLSVLRNVMTNVTGDGISVLAEGDTVGLFGFNRNSFSQITGQAIDIELTESADAVAFANLNTITAANRGVRAITRGVAGLDLASDFNAIVNSANTGMELRTFDTSGITGALTGNYIQTPVNQAFVTVAGDTSLLTAIISHNTVVHPGNIGIHGIARNLGALDLNFSDNTVIDAPEEHVLVYSEDSGALLSQIHRNNLLTTGAVDGGGGVRMQALGSSSHTMVLSQNTIADLGPPGTGSWGISVSGRDTSSMVVYINQNVISNVQTNSLNVGTEESASAEGVITGNVVTGIQAMGVGIFVAGHGTMDFQVTFNTVQNVAGRGIGALAMDGGDLHLDVAFNVVNNTGLDGIEFRANPGSVGLSVLNFDGNTVLNTGGDAGVIFLEEPGSTMTIYGTPGTGNNIIDGSATWRVLDQFGTTEGIFHIGPPVNADRLDNTSVP, from the coding sequence ATGAAAGTCTCCCATGCCATCATCCTGGCCGCCTGCTGCCTCGCCTTCCCGTCATTTGCAGGACCCGTGGAAAAGAATCCCGTCGCTACCACGCAACCTCTTCACGAACCGTGGACCATGCCCCTCTTGGGATCCGGAGCGCATTCAAATGATGCCTACACGGACGGACATATCCTCTTAAATGTGCCTTTGTGGAGTACCATAGGTACCGATGGCACACTTGGCGGCAGCTATCTGTTCCTGGAACCATATACCAGCATCGGCGAAGAGGGGGAGAATGCCTCATCGCTGGGCATCGGATTCAGGCATCTTTTCAATGATCAGCCGATTTCGGCACTCACCGAGCGTGGGCAGGCGGCTTTTCTTGAGGAAGGCTGGTATGTCGGAGGCAGTCTTTTCATCGACATGCTCAGGACGGAGCATCGCAATGAATTCTGGCAGCTTGGGTTCGGGGCGGAGATTGGTACGCGCTACCTGGAGCTGCGCGGCAATTACTACCTGCCGCTGGAAGGCGGAAGAAAGTCGGCTGGTTCGCAGGTAGATCGGCAGACCTTCACCTCGAGCAGCACCCGCAGGAATACGTCACTCTCCGGGAGTGACCCTTTCGCCACGGGAAATCTTGTGCTGCAGGATGTCACCCAGACAACCACGGCTACCACCACCTTCCGCACGACCACGCTAACACGCACGACTCAATTTTACGAGCGTGGCATGGAAGGCTGGGACATCGAAGCGGGATTTCTCATTCCGGGACTCGATGAACACATGGATGTGAAAATCATCGGGGGCTATGCGAGTATGGAGAACCAGCCCTTTGGTCCCCAGGAGCGCGGCACAGGGCCCATTCGTGGCTGGCGTGCCGGCCTTGAGATCCGTCCTGTGCCGGCTGTGGTGCTCACGGGCCTGTGGCACGAGAATGAGGCCTTCACCGGCAGCAACTGGAGCGCAGGCATTGAACTGCAGATACCGCTCGATCGTACGTGGAAGGATGCTTTCAAGCCACGCCGCCGCCATCTCGTGGAACGCATGGCGGAGCCGGTGCACCGGCAGAATGCGGCCATCCGGATTGCGCACAGTGCAGAGACCAAGACGACATCCAAGACCAGTGTGAAGCGTGTCACCAAGGTGGTCTCACAGAGCTCACAGCGTATCGTGTTGGAAGATGACATCATTTTCGTGAACAACGGCGCGCCCGTGGGCAACGGCATCCAGTCGGGCAATGATGCTGCCGGCGATGGTACTGCCGAAGCACCCATGGCGACCATTCAGGCGGGAGCAAACATCGCCATGGCGAACAGCAATGGCACAGGACGGATCTGGAATGTGTACTCCCAAGGCACCCCAGCCGGATACGCGGAGGACGTGCAGGCCAACGCTGGCAGTGTGAATTTCATTGGAAGCGGACGCCTCATTCCAGGCAAGGGCGGGAAGAATTTCGGAGCAGGTCCGGCTCCGATGCTGACGGGAGGTTTTAATGCGAACACCATTCCCTTCTTCGGAGTCACGGCGTACCGTGTGGTAGATGGCCTGTCCGCTGCGCCCGCAGGCGTCGGGATCAACATCAACAACGTTCGCCGCTATCTGGTGGATGGAAATGGTCTGGCTGATGTGAATGTCGGTGTGAACGTCTTTTCCGATGGCATCCTCAACTCGGGGGGGACGATCCGGGGGAACACCATCACCAGCGGCAGCATGGGCATCTCCGTGCGTGGCACGGACGACGCCGTGCAGGATGTGCTGATCCATCACAACGCGCTGGTCAACAACGTCGGCAACGATATCAACGTCACGCTCTCAAGCAGCGTACTCAATCTCACTCTCCAGGGGAATCGCTTCCAGGGTGGTGGTACGGCGGCATTCGAGCTGAATGCCAGCGATGATGCCGCAGTGACCTTCGCGAGCACGAGCAACGCGTTTCAGAACACAGGGACCTCTGCTTATGAAATGTTCCTGACCAATGCCTCGGTGGTTGCCGGCATTATTTCCGATGACTTGCTTGCCAACATCGGAGCCAATGGGGTGGATGTCCATGCGAACGAAGATGCCCGTGTCGGGCTGTCCGTGTTGCGCAATGTCATGACTAACGTGACTGGTGACGGCATCTCCGTGCTTGCTGAGGGGGACACGGTGGGACTCTTTGGTTTCAATAGAAACTCATTCTCGCAGATCACCGGTCAGGCGATTGATATTGAGCTGACCGAAAGTGCGGATGCGGTTGCCTTTGCGAATCTGAACACCATCACCGCTGCCAATCGCGGGGTGCGCGCTATCACCCGTGGAGTTGCTGGTCTCGATCTTGCATCTGACTTCAATGCGATCGTGAACTCCGCGAACACCGGCATGGAGCTCCGTACCTTCGACACCTCGGGCATCACGGGTGCGCTCACGGGCAATTACATCCAGACTCCCGTGAACCAAGCCTTCGTGACCGTGGCGGGCGATACCTCCCTCCTCACCGCGATCATCAGCCACAATACCGTGGTGCATCCAGGCAACATAGGGATCCACGGCATCGCACGGAACCTGGGAGCGCTCGATCTGAATTTCTCTGACAACACTGTCATCGATGCCCCTGAGGAACACGTATTGGTATACTCTGAGGATTCAGGAGCGCTTTTGAGCCAAATCCATAGAAATAACCTTCTCACCACGGGAGCCGTCGATGGAGGCGGTGGTGTGCGGATGCAGGCTTTGGGCTCGAGCAGTCACACCATGGTGTTGTCCCAAAACACGATCGCGGATCTCGGTCCTCCTGGTACCGGTTCGTGGGGGATTTCAGTGTCTGGCCGGGATACTTCCTCGATGGTCGTCTACATCAATCAGAATGTGATTTCCAACGTGCAGACGAACTCCTTGAATGTGGGGACGGAAGAGTCTGCGAGTGCGGAGGGTGTTATCACGGGCAATGTCGTCACCGGGATACAGGCGATGGGAGTCGGCATCTTTGTAGCGGGTCACGGGACGATGGACTTCCAGGTCACTTTCAACACGGTACAGAATGTGGCAGGCAGAGGCATCGGCGCACTGGCAATGGACGGCGGGGATCTCCATTTGGACGTCGCCTTCAATGTAGTGAACAATACCGGGCTTGATGGTATCGAGTTCCGCGCCAACCCCGGCAGTGTGGGTTTGTCTGTGCTGAACTTTGATGGGAACACCGTCCTCAATACCGGCGGTGACGCCGGTGTCATCTTCCTGGAAGAACCCGGTAGCACGATGACCATCTACGGCACTCCAGGTACGGGGAACAACATCATCGATGGCTCCGCCACCTGGCGGGTGCTGGACCAATTCGGCACCACGGAGGGCATCTTCCATATCGGTCCGCCCGTGAATGCCGACCGCCTGGACAATACCAGTGTGCCGTGA
- a CDS encoding PPK2 family polyphosphate kinase → MPKIDLAQFRFPKKSPIKLRKLPTKIKSLYADDVDYRSKLSSVRDDINEMQAQMYAHDRHAMLVVFQAMDAAGKDSTIEHVFSGVNPQGVEVHSFKTPSEEELNHDFLWRSTTKLPTRGKIGVFNRSYYEEVLICKVHPEIIQKYQRLPEAKTKDMKRLYQQRYESIADFEKHLARNGTHVVKFFLHISQKEQAERFLARIEDPSKNWKFNEGDLSEREHWEEYMDAYEECIRKTGTPDSPWYVIPGDSKKNMRLIVASVLRHEMRKLHLEWPQFPENERAAMARSKRKLAAELKK, encoded by the coding sequence ATGCCGAAAATCGATCTTGCCCAGTTCCGTTTTCCAAAAAAGTCCCCCATCAAACTGCGGAAACTGCCCACGAAGATCAAGAGTCTGTATGCCGACGACGTGGACTACCGAAGCAAGCTGAGTTCCGTGCGCGATGACATCAATGAGATGCAGGCCCAGATGTACGCGCACGACCGCCATGCCATGCTGGTCGTGTTCCAGGCCATGGACGCCGCAGGGAAGGACAGCACCATCGAGCATGTCTTCTCCGGCGTGAACCCCCAGGGCGTGGAGGTGCACTCATTCAAGACTCCCAGTGAAGAGGAGCTGAATCACGACTTCCTCTGGCGCTCCACCACAAAGCTGCCCACGCGCGGCAAGATTGGCGTCTTCAACCGCAGCTACTACGAAGAAGTCCTCATCTGCAAAGTGCACCCCGAGATTATCCAGAAGTACCAGCGCCTGCCCGAGGCGAAGACGAAGGACATGAAGAGGCTCTACCAGCAGCGTTACGAAAGCATCGCCGACTTCGAAAAGCACCTCGCGCGCAATGGCACCCATGTGGTGAAGTTCTTCCTCCATATTTCCCAGAAGGAACAGGCGGAGCGCTTCCTTGCCCGCATTGAAGACCCATCCAAGAACTGGAAGTTCAACGAAGGTGATCTCTCTGAGCGGGAGCACTGGGAGGAGTACATGGATGCCTACGAGGAATGCATCCGGAAGACCGGAACGCCGGACTCGCCATGGTATGTGATCCCTGGTGACAGCAAGAAGAACATGCGCCTCATCGTGGCCTCCGTGCTCCGTCATGAGATGCGCAAGCTGCATCTGGAGTGGCCGCAGTTCCCGGAGAACGAGCGGGCCGCCATGGCACGGAGCAAAAGGAAGCTCGCAGCCGAACTCAAGAAGTAA
- a CDS encoding ArnT family glycosyltransferase has product MELVETKVKGLRWETAIFIAVTLVYSLWITTQHTETLVGDEPRYWACAENMTKGYLVTDDNPDFVNGPGYTIALYPYVKFGIPLYWARIQNAVFCALAAAFLFRTVRTWASDGWAKIATAWFVLHPDTWINAKDIVTESLTFLLVSALAWSFMRTLTAKSGAWKWVLLTSVILTWLVMTRVMFGHVITAMLVGSLGCWAVWKSLRQTWGRTVGVLALSFLMCQPYLFYTKAKTGTYYRWSTNSGELLYWATATSPGTNGHWYNYDEAQNLPQLAPYHREFIARIIKLPVLEREAEFTRVAKENLRTAPKSKLAYNWVCNVCRYFIGLPAAFKNEGLTTVIIVCFHVPFLILMAAAAWFALRRPFQQPGPLIVLAVFACIYMGGSTLATARSRYFTVITPVLWVVATPLLRRHLRLEILPDDEPARPKV; this is encoded by the coding sequence ATGGAACTGGTGGAAACCAAAGTGAAAGGCCTGCGCTGGGAGACGGCGATCTTCATCGCAGTCACGCTGGTCTACTCCCTCTGGATCACCACGCAGCATACGGAGACCCTGGTGGGAGATGAACCCCGCTACTGGGCCTGTGCGGAGAACATGACAAAGGGATACCTGGTCACGGATGACAATCCGGACTTCGTCAACGGCCCAGGTTACACCATCGCCTTGTATCCCTATGTGAAGTTTGGCATCCCGCTCTATTGGGCCCGCATCCAGAATGCAGTGTTCTGCGCCCTGGCTGCCGCCTTCCTCTTCCGCACCGTGCGGACGTGGGCCAGCGACGGCTGGGCGAAAATTGCCACCGCGTGGTTCGTGCTGCACCCGGATACGTGGATCAATGCCAAGGACATTGTCACCGAATCGCTCACCTTCCTCCTCGTTTCCGCGCTGGCCTGGAGTTTCATGCGCACGCTCACGGCGAAGAGCGGTGCGTGGAAATGGGTGCTTCTCACTTCCGTCATCCTCACGTGGCTGGTGATGACGCGCGTGATGTTCGGCCATGTGATCACAGCCATGCTGGTCGGGTCACTCGGGTGCTGGGCCGTGTGGAAGAGCCTGCGCCAGACCTGGGGACGCACCGTGGGCGTGCTGGCACTCTCCTTCCTGATGTGCCAGCCCTATCTCTTCTACACGAAGGCCAAAACCGGTACCTACTACCGCTGGTCCACGAACAGTGGTGAACTCCTCTATTGGGCAACCGCCACCTCCCCCGGCACCAACGGTCACTGGTACAACTACGACGAAGCGCAGAACCTGCCCCAGCTCGCTCCCTACCATCGTGAATTCATCGCCCGCATCATCAAGCTTCCCGTCCTGGAGCGCGAGGCGGAGTTCACCCGCGTGGCCAAGGAGAACCTGCGCACCGCGCCCAAGAGCAAACTCGCCTACAACTGGGTGTGCAACGTCTGCCGCTACTTCATTGGCCTGCCCGCCGCATTCAAGAATGAAGGACTCACCACGGTGATCATCGTGTGCTTCCATGTGCCGTTCCTCATCCTCATGGCCGCCGCCGCATGGTTCGCCCTCAGACGTCCCTTTCAGCAGCCCGGCCCGCTCATTGTGCTGGCGGTGTTTGCCTGCATCTACATGGGGGGCAGCACCTTGGCGACGGCACGCTCGCGTTACTTCACCGTGATCACCCCTGTGCTGTGGGTGGTGGCCACGCCCTTGTTGCGGCGGCATCTCCGGCTGGAGATCCTGCCGGATGACGAACCTGCCAGGCCCAAGGTGTAA
- a CDS encoding S1C family serine protease, with protein sequence MGSQIRRIILVLVIFLLVGWIYKGWRQSRPGYDLFDALKGTPPPTEETITALPDTKPALPKGELPGLEMLNAEYSKLAAAVLPSVVSINTESVVAARPRNIIEALQGGAMVRQKGLGSGSIITKEGHVVTNYHVVAGARQIEVTTNDHTTFPAELVGVDPSVDLAVIRILSNRKDFPALSFADSNEVKVGQIVFAVGNPLGFSGTVSQGIISATQRWTQDSAMEFLQTDANIIPGNSGGPLVNLRGEIVGVNESIFTGSNPTQPQQHWQGIGLAIPADDAKESVDAMLQKRTRTDCFLGLVVDPNVVTVKSQQGNSLGVMVTNIGQGSPAQGAGLQPGDVVTLYGDRRVESANQLLRFIRRSKPGQPVEMTVVRAGKLVKLSVVPQPRPQQQPQVPQFPQR encoded by the coding sequence ATGGGTTCTCAGATTCGCCGCATCATCCTTGTCCTTGTCATCTTCCTTCTGGTCGGCTGGATCTACAAAGGCTGGCGCCAGAGCCGTCCGGGGTATGACCTTTTTGACGCCCTGAAGGGCACCCCTCCCCCCACGGAGGAGACCATCACCGCACTTCCTGACACCAAACCAGCCTTGCCCAAGGGAGAGCTACCCGGGCTGGAAATGCTCAACGCCGAGTATTCGAAGCTGGCCGCCGCAGTACTGCCTTCCGTAGTCAGCATCAATACGGAATCCGTAGTGGCAGCACGCCCACGCAACATCATCGAAGCTCTCCAGGGTGGCGCCATGGTCCGGCAAAAGGGCCTCGGTTCCGGGTCCATCATCACCAAGGAAGGCCACGTGGTGACGAACTACCACGTGGTCGCGGGTGCACGGCAGATTGAGGTGACCACGAATGATCACACGACCTTCCCTGCGGAGCTCGTAGGGGTCGACCCATCCGTGGACCTCGCGGTCATCCGCATCCTAAGCAACCGGAAGGATTTCCCTGCCCTTTCGTTCGCCGATTCCAATGAGGTGAAGGTGGGCCAGATTGTCTTTGCCGTGGGAAATCCTCTCGGCTTCAGCGGTACGGTTTCACAGGGGATCATCAGCGCCACCCAGCGCTGGACGCAGGACAGCGCCATGGAGTTCCTGCAGACGGATGCGAACATCATCCCCGGCAACTCCGGTGGCCCTCTCGTGAACCTGCGCGGCGAAATCGTGGGAGTGAATGAGTCCATTTTCACCGGGAGCAATCCGACCCAGCCCCAGCAGCACTGGCAGGGCATCGGCTTGGCGATCCCGGCAGATGACGCCAAAGAGTCCGTAGATGCGATGCTGCAAAAGCGCACCCGCACCGATTGCTTCCTCGGTCTGGTGGTGGACCCCAATGTTGTCACCGTGAAGTCCCAGCAGGGAAATTCTCTCGGTGTCATGGTCACCAACATTGGCCAGGGCTCACCCGCACAGGGGGCAGGCCTCCAGCCGGGAGATGTGGTGACGCTCTACGGGGATCGCCGGGTGGAGTCCGCCAACCAACTGCTCCGGTTCATCCGCCGCTCGAAGCCGGGTCAGCCGGTGGAAATGACGGTGGTCCGCGCCGGCAAACTCGTGAAACTCTCCGTCGTACCCCAGCCGCGCCCCCAGCAACAACCGCAGGTGCCGCAGTTTCCGCAAAGGTAG